A region of Fibrobacter succinogenes subsp. succinogenes S85 DNA encodes the following proteins:
- a CDS encoding LamG-like jellyroll fold domain-containing protein has protein sequence MKFCKNILAVSIASAAIFGGCSSDSHIAGNSAETGSPELAGIFLLDNGKPAAFARVHCVPSDFDAASGELPAAYTTETDSTGYYSLDSIPAGTYAVETFHEQSGKRFLVQNVSITEDDSIAVSDTLRAPGSVEIAFNSLIEDGTSVMVTIPGTTILRKVTVLGQKAIIDSLPTDTLGLRIYIENDTLDYGDVFVKSDTTVQTLINYPHIEYTFVAPLALPEGKDTLSSFVSDIPLALRLTAENSDIDTLARLQGRWEVVRISKDGKRSKKLPIVNSVFDEKEAVFWVSVDSLNVSDSLELSFNNALESGYAHDVFPTNRSYSLVYHFDSGTDIKDDAEKGYFDGSLTAAETGTETVENRNADGVLGTSISLDATTSITATNSAKIDSSRKVNLSFDGKQFCFSLWVNLESLKQQTIFEKVDEYALRYDPDQGFVVEFYATDTVSYKQTWASGTKGIEAGKWIFIAFSKHSIPQTNYFINGVKIEAEESRSDWDGNRELADFKIGGFNGKIDELMLGSAFRDDSWTRLTYLNQMPKNSWPKLSAKK, from the coding sequence CTGAACTCGCCGGCATTTTCCTTTTGGATAACGGCAAGCCCGCCGCATTTGCGCGCGTGCATTGCGTCCCTAGCGACTTTGACGCGGCCTCAGGCGAGCTCCCCGCCGCCTACACCACGGAAACGGATTCCACAGGCTACTACAGCCTTGATTCCATTCCTGCAGGCACTTACGCCGTCGAAACTTTCCATGAACAATCCGGCAAGCGGTTCCTCGTACAAAACGTAAGCATCACCGAAGACGATTCCATCGCCGTTAGCGATACGCTCCGCGCACCAGGCTCTGTCGAAATCGCGTTCAACAGCCTCATTGAAGACGGCACGTCCGTCATGGTCACAATCCCCGGAACGACCATTTTACGCAAAGTGACAGTCCTCGGGCAAAAAGCCATTATCGACAGCTTACCCACCGACACGCTCGGTCTCAGAATTTATATAGAAAACGACACGTTGGATTACGGGGATGTCTTCGTCAAATCAGACACGACCGTCCAGACGCTCATCAACTATCCCCACATCGAATACACGTTCGTCGCCCCGCTTGCACTCCCCGAAGGCAAAGACACGCTCTCGTCTTTTGTGAGCGACATTCCGCTTGCGCTCCGCCTGACCGCAGAAAACAGCGACATCGATACACTCGCTCGCTTGCAAGGCCGCTGGGAAGTTGTACGCATTTCAAAAGATGGCAAGCGCAGCAAAAAGCTCCCGATTGTGAATTCAGTCTTTGACGAAAAAGAAGCCGTTTTCTGGGTAAGCGTGGATTCGTTAAACGTTTCCGACTCGCTAGAGCTTTCGTTCAACAATGCGCTTGAATCGGGTTACGCTCACGACGTATTCCCGACTAACCGCAGCTATTCGCTCGTGTACCATTTTGATAGCGGAACCGACATCAAGGACGATGCCGAAAAAGGCTATTTCGATGGATCGCTTACCGCCGCAGAAACGGGAACCGAAACGGTCGAAAACCGCAACGCAGACGGCGTTCTCGGCACATCCATTTCGCTAGACGCAACAACTTCAATCACCGCGACAAACTCCGCCAAGATAGACTCATCTCGCAAGGTTAATTTGTCCTTTGATGGTAAGCAATTCTGTTTCTCACTGTGGGTTAACCTCGAATCGCTAAAGCAACAGACCATCTTTGAAAAAGTAGATGAATACGCTCTCCGCTACGATCCCGACCAAGGCTTTGTCGTAGAGTTCTACGCCACGGACACCGTAAGTTATAAACAAACGTGGGCGTCCGGCACAAAAGGAATCGAAGCTGGCAAATGGATTTTCATTGCATTCAGCAAGCACTCCATACCACAAACAAATTACTTTATCAACGGCGTTAAAATTGAAGCCGAAGAAAGCCGTAGCGATTGGGACGGCAACCGCGAACTTGCAGACTTTAAAATCGGCGGATTCAACGGGAAAATAGACGAGCTCATGCTCGGTAGCGCCTTCCGTGACGATTCTTGGACTCGCCTCACCTACTTAAATCAAATGCCCAAAAATTCCTGGCCAAAACTTTCCGCAAAAAAGTAA
- a CDS encoding DUF4160 domain-containing protein — translation MPPHFHAIYNDLEGIFELSTFQMLEGNLPARVKGLVIEWATLHKQELIDNWNSLTKTGMYKKIAPLV, via the coding sequence ATGCCTCCGCACTTCCATGCAATATACAACGACTTGGAAGGAATCTTCGAATTATCTACATTTCAAATGCTAGAAGGCAATCTTCCAGCAAGGGTCAAAGGTCTCGTTATTGAGTGGGCGACACTCCATAAGCAGGAATTGATTGACAACTGGAATTCGTTAACAAAAACGGGGATGTATAAAAAAATAGCTCCGTTGGTTTAA
- a CDS encoding glycoside hydrolase family 3 N-terminal domain-containing protein, whose protein sequence is MNLAPVLDPSKDHRGTNSFMEESRRSWGNDTTNAYKIRAFVHGMRDNGVICVSKHFPGYDAWTNSDLQIAISASPKEKIEQNISFFRTLSKDIPVTMMSSVHFLRISSRPAVFDANIVKMARKNSPDMVMLTDDLWGTSLRAWASGKTQIPPRKTYPDKDFKRLVTAIIDAGNDILMISYTSKAKDMLNIMMELSDKSSKYKKRIEESAARILKLKYKMGLLK, encoded by the coding sequence ATGAACTTAGCTCCCGTTTTGGACCCGTCCAAGGACCACCGCGGCACCAATTCGTTCATGGAAGAAAGCCGACGCTCGTGGGGCAACGACACGACAAACGCTTACAAAATAAGAGCATTCGTCCACGGCATGCGCGATAACGGCGTCATCTGCGTTTCAAAGCACTTCCCCGGTTATGACGCCTGGACGAACAGCGATTTGCAAATCGCCATCAGCGCCTCGCCCAAGGAAAAAATCGAGCAGAACATAAGCTTTTTCAGGACTCTCTCCAAGGACATACCCGTCACGATGATGTCGAGTGTCCACTTTTTGCGCATCTCTAGCCGTCCCGCCGTCTTTGACGCCAACATCGTCAAGATGGCCCGCAAGAACTCCCCAGACATGGTCATGCTCACCGATGACCTCTGGGGCACCTCGCTTCGCGCCTGGGCCAGCGGCAAAACGCAAATTCCTCCTCGCAAGACCTACCCGGACAAAGACTTCAAGCGCCTCGTCACCGCCATCATTGACGCGGGTAACGACATCCTCATGATTTCTTACACGTCCAAAGCCAAGGACATGCTCAACATCATGATGGAACTTTCAGACAAAAGCTCAAAATACAAGAAGCGCATCGAAGAATCCGCTGCCCGCATCTTAAAGCTGAAATACAAAATGGGTTTGTTGAAGTAG
- a CDS encoding PolC-type DNA polymerase III, which produces MLKFAVVDLETTGGHGEDNRIMEIGIALMDGSEIVETYHALVDPGKPITPFVRELTGITDEMVSGQPQFGVIAEHVAALLQDRIFVAHNVQFDCKYMTAELKRCCIKFNPARLCTVKLSRRVFPGQPSYSLHKLTESLGLPDFNHHRALDDTLAAAAILRSALEKVGEAGVMKNVVNISVAKKQAFNK; this is translated from the coding sequence TTGCTAAAATTTGCGGTAGTCGATCTCGAAACGACCGGCGGACATGGTGAAGATAATCGAATAATGGAAATCGGAATCGCCCTGATGGACGGTTCCGAAATTGTTGAAACGTACCACGCGCTTGTAGACCCAGGAAAGCCGATAACGCCGTTTGTGCGAGAGCTTACGGGCATCACCGACGAGATGGTTAGTGGACAACCGCAATTTGGCGTGATTGCTGAGCATGTGGCTGCTTTATTGCAAGACCGCATTTTTGTAGCGCACAACGTTCAGTTTGACTGCAAGTACATGACTGCGGAACTGAAACGCTGCTGCATCAAGTTCAACCCTGCGAGACTTTGTACGGTAAAGCTTTCGCGGCGTGTGTTCCCGGGGCAACCGAGCTACAGTTTGCACAAACTCACGGAATCGCTAGGGCTCCCTGATTTTAACCATCACCGTGCTTTGGACGATACGCTTGCGGCGGCTGCCATTTTGAGGTCTGCGCTGGAGAAAGTTGGCGAGGCGGGCGTGATGAAGAACGTCGTGAATATCTCCGTCGCCAAGAAGCAGGCTTTTAACAAGTAG
- a CDS encoding glycoside hydrolase family 3 N-terminal domain-containing protein, producing MIMVFLTSPQFVIENELGGVLITGKHLRSFDNYKERMDEIDSNLKIPLFTALDQEGGIVNRLASFSDNWRHTPSALEMRRMDTTQIRTLAKKNWTRTQGYQN from the coding sequence ATGATCATGGTGTTCCTCACCTCGCCGCAATTCGTGATCGAAAACGAGCTCGGCGGCGTTCTCATCACAGGCAAGCACCTCCGCAGTTTCGACAATTACAAAGAACGAATGGACGAAATTGACAGCAACCTGAAGATTCCTCTTTTCACAGCACTTGACCAAGAAGGCGGCATCGTCAACCGTTTGGCATCATTTTCCGACAATTGGCGACACACCCCCAGCGCCCTTGAAATGCGCCGTATGGACACCACGCAAATTCGCACACTTGCAAAAAAAAATTGGACGCGCACTCAAGGATATCAGAATTAA
- a CDS encoding DNA topoisomerase III, with product MATTKTTTKATKTTATKTAAKATKTAKAAVEGKTLIIAEKPSVAADLVKVLGAKSFKKETAYYESDTTIVSHAIGHLVGIADPKDIDERYKAWDMKTLPMLPEKFPLVALPTTKAHLSALGKLIKRKDVTTIINACDAGREGELIFYYIVDYILKGNFKGKTFKRLWMQSMTPAAIKDAFEHLRTEEDMVNLRNAALCRSEADWLVGMNGSRGLTAYNSSMGGFQITPCGRVQTPTLAIIVKREEERNRFIPQKFWTIEASFDNAGAGYQGKWFTVDKENGKDRVKQIFDEARAQEILAKCKGKTGSIEETTAPSQQKCGQLYDLTTLQREANNRFGFSAKTTLSIAQSLYEHYKATTYPRTDSRCLPEDYVAPVKATLGKIEGPLAKFAQEALDKNYVKRTPKVFDNSKISDHFAIIPTGVVPKGLSEAEEKIYTMICQRFIAVFFPPAQYLNTTRITTVENETFITEGKILVDPGFKAIYGKESDEESNIPKLNGNTAKTLAIESKEDFTKPPAHYTESTLLSMMESAGKLVEDDELRDAMKERGLGTPATRAAIIEKLVSDKYVVRDGKEMIPTAKAFDLIKVLSAMNCEALTSPELTGEWEYKMDLISKGKESREAFMNGIIEMTKTMVKNIKGFKEESTTGEASFSPVNGKKVFETVSRYTTEDGIVIRKITGGKHLSESEIVELLTKRKIGPLTGFRSKKGAEFSAGLIINDQNKVEFVFEEKPEEIELGEVIGKSPVDGSDVYETLTGYVSESYVKKEPSGLSLPKILLGKEIPLDDIKKLLAGEKTSLIKGFRSNKTRRLFDAYLTLVKGKLKFDFPPREFKPRRFAKKAAPKGE from the coding sequence ATGGCAACGACAAAAACTACAACTAAGGCGACTAAAACCACAGCAACAAAAACCGCCGCAAAAGCAACAAAGACGGCTAAGGCGGCCGTCGAAGGTAAGACGCTCATCATCGCGGAAAAACCTAGCGTGGCAGCCGACCTCGTCAAAGTGCTCGGTGCAAAGTCCTTCAAGAAAGAAACCGCCTATTACGAAAGCGACACGACCATCGTAAGCCATGCGATCGGTCACCTCGTTGGTATCGCCGACCCGAAAGATATTGACGAACGCTACAAGGCATGGGACATGAAAACGCTCCCCATGCTCCCGGAAAAGTTCCCGCTCGTTGCCCTCCCGACCACTAAAGCCCATCTCTCCGCCCTCGGCAAGCTCATCAAGCGCAAGGACGTGACGACGATTATAAACGCGTGCGATGCGGGCCGCGAAGGTGAACTGATTTTCTATTACATCGTGGACTACATCCTCAAGGGGAACTTCAAGGGCAAGACGTTCAAGAGACTTTGGATGCAGAGCATGACGCCTGCCGCCATCAAGGACGCCTTTGAACACCTCCGTACCGAAGAAGACATGGTGAACTTGAGGAACGCCGCCCTCTGCCGTAGCGAAGCCGACTGGCTCGTAGGCATGAACGGCAGCCGCGGACTTACCGCCTACAACAGCTCTATGGGCGGGTTCCAGATTACGCCATGCGGACGCGTGCAGACCCCGACACTTGCCATTATCGTGAAGCGCGAAGAAGAACGCAACCGCTTTATACCGCAGAAATTCTGGACCATCGAAGCCTCGTTCGATAACGCAGGCGCCGGCTACCAAGGCAAGTGGTTCACCGTCGATAAAGAAAACGGCAAGGATCGCGTCAAGCAAATTTTTGACGAAGCACGCGCTCAGGAAATTCTCGCCAAGTGCAAGGGCAAGACTGGCTCCATCGAAGAGACCACCGCCCCGAGCCAGCAGAAGTGCGGCCAGCTCTATGACCTCACCACGCTCCAGCGCGAAGCGAACAACCGCTTTGGTTTCAGCGCCAAGACGACGCTTTCCATCGCACAATCGCTTTACGAACATTACAAGGCAACCACATACCCGCGTACCGACAGCCGTTGCTTGCCCGAAGACTACGTGGCTCCGGTAAAGGCTACACTCGGCAAGATTGAAGGTCCGCTCGCCAAGTTCGCTCAAGAAGCTTTGGACAAGAACTACGTGAAGCGTACGCCGAAGGTCTTTGACAACTCGAAGATTTCGGACCACTTCGCCATCATCCCGACAGGCGTCGTGCCGAAGGGACTCTCCGAAGCCGAAGAAAAAATCTACACGATGATTTGCCAGCGCTTTATCGCGGTATTCTTCCCGCCAGCGCAGTACCTCAACACGACCCGCATCACGACGGTCGAAAACGAGACCTTCATCACCGAAGGCAAGATTCTCGTGGACCCGGGCTTCAAGGCTATTTACGGCAAGGAATCCGACGAAGAATCGAACATTCCGAAGCTGAACGGCAACACCGCCAAGACGCTTGCAATTGAATCGAAGGAAGACTTTACCAAGCCGCCAGCACACTACACCGAAAGCACGCTTTTGTCGATGATGGAAAGTGCAGGTAAGCTCGTGGAAGACGACGAACTGCGTGACGCCATGAAGGAACGCGGCCTCGGAACGCCAGCCACACGCGCCGCCATCATTGAAAAGCTCGTGAGCGACAAGTACGTTGTCCGCGACGGCAAGGAAATGATCCCGACAGCAAAGGCATTCGACCTCATCAAGGTCCTCTCCGCCATGAACTGCGAAGCCCTCACCAGCCCGGAACTCACCGGCGAATGGGAATACAAGATGGACCTCATCTCGAAGGGCAAGGAATCTCGCGAAGCGTTCATGAACGGCATCATCGAAATGACAAAGACGATGGTGAAGAACATCAAGGGATTCAAGGAAGAAAGCACGACCGGCGAAGCAAGCTTCAGTCCTGTAAACGGCAAGAAGGTTTTTGAAACGGTCAGCCGCTACACCACCGAAGATGGCATCGTCATCCGCAAGATTACGGGCGGCAAGCACTTGTCCGAAAGTGAAATCGTAGAGCTCTTGACCAAGCGCAAGATTGGACCGCTCACAGGTTTCCGCAGCAAGAAGGGCGCTGAATTTTCAGCAGGCCTCATCATCAATGACCAGAACAAAGTTGAATTTGTCTTTGAAGAAAAGCCCGAAGAAATCGAACTCGGTGAAGTTATCGGCAAGTCTCCGGTAGACGGCTCCGACGTTTACGAAACGCTCACGGGCTACGTCTCCGAAAGCTACGTGAAGAAGGAACCGAGTGGACTTTCGCTCCCGAAAATTCTCCTCGGCAAGGAAATTCCGCTCGACGACATCAAGAAATTGCTCGCTGGCGAAAAGACTTCGCTCATCAAGGGTTTCCGCAGCAACAAGACTCGCCGCCTGTTCGACGCGTACCTCACGCTCGTGAAGGGCAAGCTCAAGTTCGATTTCCCGCCGCGTGAATTCAAGCCCCGCCGTTTTGCAAAGAAAGCCGCTCCGAAGGGCGAATAG
- a CDS encoding DUF2442 domain-containing protein, with product MLHVIDAKYIDNYKISVTFNDGYHFVADFEKVIKSDHRAIVKQLADLNVFKDFCLQAHTITWSNGVDFAPEFIKSLH from the coding sequence ATGCTGCATGTGATAGACGCAAAATATATTGACAATTACAAGATATCCGTCACATTCAATGACGGATATCATTTTGTTGCAGATTTTGAGAAAGTCATCAAATCAGACCATCGAGCAATAGTGAAGCAACTCGCAGACCTAAACGTGTTCAAGGATTTCTGCTTGCAAGCCCACACAATTACGTGGTCAAATGGTGTAGATTTTGCGCCAGAGTTTATCAAGAGCTTGCACTAG
- a CDS encoding glycosyltransferase encodes MFLTVLTYVAIGLLAILAIFYLGLEVRFYRALGRVREGFADPEPLPKVSILIAARNESEGIRETLDSVLSQDYEGEWEVWVADDRSTDDTPKILAEYEAKFERLHVLTIDSIPEGVSPKKQALSKLIDACNGEILCLTDADCIVQPSWIKFLVKEFEPGIELVAGHSYIPTDKSSPFIICMQAVETLIYRIAGTAGLAMHLPLTSTGNNLAYRKSFFQSVNGFTGVIKIQSGDDDLLMQKLAADRPWAMRYCITPSTFVTTSGKETLKALWEQRKRWASKTIYYTPKIVFVLSMVFLFLTMLCITAAFSIFSFKIFVATLIAFLCKSVGDMVLIIRGLKIFKQEHLLKWCIPVEFIHAPFTVLAVLFGLFGRFKWK; translated from the coding sequence ATGTTCCTTACGGTTTTGACATACGTAGCCATCGGGCTTTTGGCAATACTCGCCATCTTCTATCTCGGGTTAGAAGTGCGGTTCTACCGTGCGCTCGGGCGAGTGCGCGAAGGCTTTGCCGATCCGGAACCGCTCCCGAAGGTAAGCATCCTGATTGCGGCGCGTAACGAATCCGAAGGCATCCGCGAAACGCTCGATTCCGTCCTCTCGCAAGATTACGAGGGCGAGTGGGAGGTCTGGGTAGCCGATGACCGCTCCACGGACGACACCCCAAAGATTCTCGCGGAATACGAAGCAAAGTTTGAACGCCTCCATGTGCTCACGATTGATTCCATCCCCGAAGGCGTGAGCCCTAAAAAGCAGGCTCTTTCGAAGCTCATTGACGCCTGCAACGGTGAAATTCTCTGCCTCACAGACGCCGACTGCATCGTGCAGCCGTCCTGGATCAAGTTCCTCGTCAAGGAATTTGAACCGGGGATTGAACTTGTCGCCGGGCATTCGTACATCCCAACAGACAAGAGTTCGCCGTTCATCATCTGCATGCAGGCTGTCGAAACGCTGATTTACCGCATCGCAGGCACAGCTGGCCTCGCCATGCACCTCCCGCTCACAAGCACGGGCAACAACCTCGCCTACCGCAAGAGCTTCTTCCAGAGCGTGAACGGCTTTACGGGCGTCATCAAGATCCAAAGCGGAGACGATGACCTCCTGATGCAAAAACTGGCAGCCGACCGCCCATGGGCCATGCGCTACTGCATCACGCCCTCCACGTTCGTCACCACAAGCGGCAAGGAAACGCTCAAGGCCCTCTGGGAACAGCGCAAACGTTGGGCATCAAAGACCATCTACTATACCCCAAAAATCGTCTTTGTGCTCTCGATGGTGTTCCTGTTCCTCACCATGCTCTGCATCACCGCAGCATTCTCGATTTTCAGTTTCAAAATTTTCGTCGCCACATTGATAGCGTTCTTGTGCAAGAGCGTAGGCGACATGGTTCTCATTATTCGCGGGCTCAAAATATTCAAGCAGGAACACCTCCTCAAGTGGTGCATCCCGGTTGAGTTCATCCACGCCCCCTTTACCGTACTGGCCGTACTGTTCGGACTGTTCGGACGTTTTAAGTGGAAATAA
- a CDS encoding SPOR domain-containing protein, translated as MRKILIALSLCAMAWAGSPTDLDSLFRGNEYKPTLSASLRDTTSNSAVPAKVTGKNDKADGFYMLQFEAVGDFDAAQRRKAQLSASTGYSIQVVFDPPFYKLRGGGWTKRKVAEDKARELSAYNINAFVVKLR; from the coding sequence ATGCGAAAGATTTTAATAGCCCTTTCTTTATGTGCGATGGCTTGGGCCGGATCGCCAACCGATTTGGATTCCCTTTTCCGCGGTAACGAGTACAAGCCGACGCTTAGCGCCTCTCTCCGCGATACAACGAGCAATTCTGCTGTGCCTGCCAAGGTTACTGGCAAGAACGATAAGGCTGACGGTTTCTACATGCTCCAGTTTGAAGCTGTCGGTGATTTTGATGCCGCCCAGAGGCGCAAGGCTCAGCTTTCTGCTAGCACGGGTTACTCCATCCAGGTCGTGTTCGACCCTCCGTTCTACAAGCTCCGCGGTGGTGGATGGACAAAGCGCAAGGTCGCCGAAGACAAGGCTCGCGAACTCTCTGCATACAATATCAACGCCTTCGTCGTCAAGCTTCGATAA
- a CDS encoding glutamate--tRNA ligase family protein: MSGKIRFAPSPTGYLHEGHLLSALYVWAAAKKWNLKIHLRIEDHDQSRARPAYIAGIREDLAWLGFKYDSESIQSARGQVYEAALQKLKEKSLVYPCYCSRKQLLAENPQSETGEIVYQGKCFKEVGSRKPEVGSIDTAPHNLRFIVPNKFIDWHDLRLGDFHENPKLQCGDFPILDRDNQWTYQFAVCVDDIDEQITHIVRGEDIRNSTARQIALMEALGRTERPVYLHHPLIVDANNKKLSKRELAHSLRQDKEAGITPEMLFGRVCYKAHLTGNDTPIALVDAISIIMETL, translated from the coding sequence ATGTCCGGAAAAATTCGATTTGCACCAAGCCCCACAGGATACCTTCACGAAGGCCATTTGCTTTCGGCACTTTATGTGTGGGCCGCAGCAAAAAAATGGAACTTAAAGATCCACTTGCGAATTGAAGACCATGACCAAAGCCGTGCGCGACCCGCCTATATTGCTGGCATCCGAGAAGATTTAGCTTGGCTTGGGTTTAAATACGATTCCGAGAGCATACAAAGTGCGCGCGGACAGGTCTACGAAGCCGCCCTCCAAAAACTCAAAGAAAAATCATTAGTTTACCCATGCTATTGCAGCCGCAAGCAGCTCCTCGCCGAAAACCCGCAAAGCGAAACCGGTGAGATTGTTTATCAGGGCAAGTGCTTTAAGGAAGTAGGAAGTAGGAAGCCGGAAGTAGGAAGTATAGACACTGCGCCGCATAATTTGCGGTTTATCGTCCCGAATAAGTTTATTGACTGGCACGACCTGCGCCTCGGGGACTTTCACGAGAATCCAAAACTCCAGTGCGGAGACTTCCCCATCCTCGACCGCGACAACCAATGGACATACCAGTTCGCCGTCTGCGTAGACGACATCGACGAGCAAATCACGCACATTGTCCGGGGCGAAGACATTCGCAATTCCACCGCCCGCCAGATTGCGCTCATGGAAGCGCTAGGCCGCACAGAGCGCCCTGTCTACCTGCACCACCCGCTCATCGTGGATGCGAACAACAAGAAGCTATCCAAGCGCGAACTCGCCCATAGCCTGCGTCAGGACAAGGAAGCAGGCATCACGCCCGAGATGCTTTTCGGACGCGTCTGCTACAAGGCACACCTGACTGGAAACGACACGCCCATAGCCCTCGTTGACGCGATATCCATAATTATGGAAACTCTCTAG